From Thermosipho africanus Ob7:
CTTTTGATAGGTATAACGCGTGGTACAACAAAGGCACATATTATTAGAGCTGTACTTGAATCGATTGCCTATCAAACAAGAGATGTTTTAGAAGTAATGTCAAAAGAGGCAGGAATTAATATGGGAACATTAAGAGTAGATGGTGGTGCTTCAAATAATAACTTTTTGATGCAATTTCAAGCTGATATATTAGGTGTTCCTGTAGAAAGACCTGAAGTTACAGAAACTACCGCTTTGGGCGCGGCATATCTTGCAGGCCTTGCAGTGGGTTTGTGGAAGAGTAAGGAAGAAATTGCATGGAATTTAAATAAACGTTTTGAACCTCAACTTTCAAAGGACGAACGCGAAAGGTTGTATTCAAGATGGAAAGAAGCTGTAAAGAGATCCATGAGATGGAGTGAAGAATAATGCACCCGTTTATTTATCCTATTGTGCCTGCAATACGTAATTTAAAGATGGTTGAAAAGATAATCAGTACGCAGGTAAGTTCTGTGTTTTTGCTTGAAGGAGATATATTTGAAATTAAAAGGGCGTGCAAGAAATTAAAAGAGCATGGAAAGTTTGTATTTGTTCATGTAGATCTTGTTGAAGGTATAGGAAAAGATAAAGCAAGTGTTAAGTTAGTTAAAGAATTTGTAGGTGCAGATGGGATAATAACTACACGTTCAAATTTGATTGATTTTGCAAGAAAGTTGGATTTAATGGCTATCCAAAGAATTTTTTTAATAGATTCTAAAGCATTTCAAACTGGTATAGAACAGGTGAAAAAACACAAAGCTAACTTTGTGGAGGTTTTACCTGGTTTAATACCAGAACTTGTAAGAAAGATTAAAGAGGAAATTGTTCAGCCAATAATATCAGGTGGACTTGTTACTACAAAAGAGCAGGCAAAATTATTATTAGAAAATGGCGCAATTGGAGTTTCAACAAGCTGTGAAAAACTTTGGGATGAGTTTGAATTAATTTAAACCATACTAAATATCCAGGAAGTGTTAGTTATGAAAAAAAAAGGTTATTTTTGTTTTTAGTATCTTTTTTAGTATTGTTTGTATTGATTTCAGGTTGCTCTCCATTTTTTGAAAGAATTTTTGTTTTTTCGTCTAACAAGAATGAAAAGGCTGATTCTGTAAGCGTAGCTGAGCAGCAAAATAAAGAAGGAACGGTATATTCTAGTTTGCAAGATGTGATTATGGGAAAAAAGTGATTTATATACTGTTAAAGGAATAGTAACGTCTCCAAAAGATTTACTTGGAAAAGGTAGCTTTTACATTCAGGATGAGGTTTCAGAACTCATGATTTATGCACCATCATTTACAGAAAGCTTAGAAATAGGTGACGTTGTTGTAGTGACTGGAAGAAGTAAATTGTGGAACGGAATAGTAGAACTTGTTGCTGACTCAATAGAAGTTGTTGGAAAAGATGAGCCAAAAGCAGATGTTTTAACAAGCCTTTCAGATGTCTTTTTGTCAAGCTTAGTTTACGTTGAAGGAATAGTAAAAGAAAAAGGAAAATATGATTTTGTAGTGGATACAGGGGAATTCTTAATAAAAGTTTATTTAAAGAAAGGTACAAATATAGATATTTCTAACTTGACTGAAGGTTCAAAGGTTAGAGTTACAGGAATCCTTACTTTGTATAAAGGTGAATATGAAATTTTACCTAGAGGCCAATTTGATGTAGAGGTTTTAAAATAATAATTGTGCCGCCTTTTGGCGGCACATTTTAAAAAGTAACAGAAGAAGGTAGTAGTATGGATTTGAAAAAGCTTTTACCAATTTTGTTATTTAGTGTTTTAATTACGTTGTTTTCTTATATAGATATTGATGCTATAGACTTTTTGAGTCCTATTAAGGATGATAGTGGATTTGTAAAGTTAGATGTAGATCACATTGTTGATGGTGATACATTTTATGGATATGTAAATGGAGAGTATAAAAAAGTGAGAATTGTTGGAATAGATACTCCAGAAACTCATGCAGGTAGTAAACCAATTGGTGAGTACGGAGAGGATGCAAAAAGGTTTTTAGAAAATTTTGTCAGTAAATACGAGATATATTTAAAGATTGTAGGAAATGACGGATACGGTAGAACTCTAGCTTATGTTTTTGGAAAAAATAGTGAAAATGGTTATATATTCTATGAAGAGTCAGTTTTAATGGAAGGATATGCAAGACCTTTAATATATTTTGATAATGATGATAGCGAATTAACTCCAAGGCTTGTCCAAGCATATAACTATGCCTTTGAAAATAGAAAAGGAATATTTTCAAAATGGAGCTCAGCAAAGATTTTGAGTAGTAAAGCTCAAATAACAAGCTTACTTGAAGGTAAGATCGTTTTTCTAGAAGGAACAGTGAAAGATATAAGAAAAAATTACCATAGAGATGGCGGGTATACCTACTATATTGATTGTGATTGGTTTGAAATTTCCATTCGCGATGGTGAATATGAATATTTTTTCAAAGATTATAACTTATATTCCATTAAAGGTAAAAAAGTAAAATTTTATGGAGAACTTTGGTTTGATGATAGTAAACCAGAAATATTGCTTAGAAGCCCGAATGAAATAGTTGTTTTGAATTAAACAAATTTAGATAAAAAATTATAAATGAACCTTGGAAATAGTATCATGAAACTTACAAC
This genomic window contains:
- a CDS encoding glycerol-3-phosphate responsive antiterminator; translation: MHPFIYPIVPAIRNLKMVEKIISTQVSSVFLLEGDIFEIKRACKKLKEHGKFVFVHVDLVEGIGKDKASVKLVKEFVGADGIITTRSNLIDFARKLDLMAIQRIFLIDSKAFQTGIEQVKKHKANFVEVLPGLIPELVRKIKEEIVQPIISGGLVTTKEQAKLLLENGAIGVSTSCEKLWDEFELI
- a CDS encoding nucleotide-binding protein; the protein is MQDEVSELMIYAPSFTESLEIGDVVVVTGRSKLWNGIVELVADSIEVVGKDEPKADVLTSLSDVFLSSLVYVEGIVKEKGKYDFVVDTGEFLIKVYLKKGTNIDISNLTEGSKVRVTGILTLYKGEYEILPRGQFDVEVLK
- a CDS encoding thermonuclease family protein; amino-acid sequence: MDLKKLLPILLFSVLITLFSYIDIDAIDFLSPIKDDSGFVKLDVDHIVDGDTFYGYVNGEYKKVRIVGIDTPETHAGSKPIGEYGEDAKRFLENFVSKYEIYLKIVGNDGYGRTLAYVFGKNSENGYIFYEESVLMEGYARPLIYFDNDDSELTPRLVQAYNYAFENRKGIFSKWSSAKILSSKAQITSLLEGKIVFLEGTVKDIRKNYHRDGGYTYYIDCDWFEISIRDGEYEYFFKDYNLYSIKGKKVKFYGELWFDDSKPEILLRSPNEIVVLN